The proteins below are encoded in one region of Aquisphaera giovannonii:
- a CDS encoding sulfatase family protein, which produces MPPLPVPVPSPARRRVATSLLIPALVLLSAAASPAAAPAGGPARRPNIVFLFSDDHAYQAIGAYGDPRRLVETPQIDRLAKKGMRFDRCLVTNSICGPSRACVLTGKYSHANGFYNNTNSRFDGSQVTFPKLLQRAGYQTAIFGKWHLVSEPTGFDAWEVLPGQGVYYNPPMIKDGRRVKHQGYVTDIITDLSLDWLARRDRSRPFLLMCQHKAPHREWEPAPRHLGHDGDRAYPPPQTLFDDYAGRGPAEHRQDMTIARTMTARDLKLTPPPELDADQRKAWDAYYEPRNEAFRRAAPQGEDLVRWKYNRYLHDYLGCIKGVDEGVGRLLDYLDREGLADNTIVVYASDQGFYLGEHGWFDKRWIFEESLRTPLLVRWPGVTRPGAVNADIVSNIDFAPTLLEAAGVPVPGEIQGRSLAPLLRGDTPADWRKSFYYHYYEFPAVHDVRRHYGVVTDRYKLVHFYGSDVDSWELFDRREDPLELRDVFKDARYAQARKELEAELTRLRSELHVTPEDPPETMLPAAGR; this is translated from the coding sequence ATGCCTCCCCTCCCGGTGCCCGTCCCCAGCCCGGCGCGGCGACGCGTCGCGACGTCCCTGCTCATCCCGGCGCTCGTCCTGCTGTCCGCCGCGGCGAGCCCGGCGGCAGCCCCGGCGGGCGGGCCGGCGCGTCGGCCGAACATCGTCTTCCTCTTCTCCGACGACCACGCCTACCAGGCCATCGGCGCCTATGGCGACCCCCGTCGGCTGGTGGAGACGCCCCAGATCGACCGGCTGGCGAAGAAGGGGATGCGGTTCGACCGCTGCCTCGTCACCAACTCGATCTGCGGCCCGAGCCGGGCGTGCGTGCTGACGGGCAAGTACAGCCACGCGAACGGCTTCTACAACAACACCAACAGCCGGTTCGACGGCTCGCAGGTGACGTTCCCCAAGCTCCTCCAGAGGGCGGGCTACCAGACCGCGATCTTCGGCAAGTGGCACCTCGTCAGCGAACCGACCGGCTTCGACGCCTGGGAAGTCCTGCCGGGGCAGGGGGTCTATTACAACCCTCCGATGATCAAGGACGGCCGCCGCGTCAAGCATCAGGGGTACGTCACGGACATCATCACGGACCTCTCGCTCGACTGGCTCGCCCGCCGCGATCGCTCTCGACCGTTCCTGCTGATGTGCCAGCACAAGGCGCCGCACCGCGAATGGGAGCCCGCGCCGCGGCACCTCGGCCACGACGGCGACCGCGCCTACCCGCCGCCGCAAACCCTCTTCGACGACTATGCCGGCCGCGGCCCGGCCGAGCACCGGCAGGACATGACGATCGCCCGCACGATGACCGCGCGGGACCTCAAGCTCACGCCGCCACCCGAGCTCGACGCCGACCAGCGCAAGGCCTGGGATGCCTACTACGAGCCGCGGAATGAGGCCTTCCGCCGCGCGGCCCCGCAGGGCGAGGACCTCGTCCGATGGAAGTACAATCGCTACCTCCACGACTACCTCGGCTGCATCAAGGGCGTGGACGAAGGCGTGGGCCGGCTGCTCGACTACCTGGACCGCGAAGGCCTGGCGGACAACACGATCGTCGTCTACGCGTCCGACCAGGGCTTCTACCTGGGCGAGCACGGCTGGTTCGACAAGCGCTGGATCTTCGAGGAGTCGCTCCGCACGCCGCTCCTGGTGCGCTGGCCGGGCGTGACGAGGCCCGGGGCCGTGAACGCCGACATCGTCTCGAACATCGACTTCGCCCCCACGCTGCTGGAGGCGGCCGGGGTGCCGGTGCCCGGAGAGATCCAGGGCCGCAGCCTCGCCCCGCTGCTGCGCGGGGATACGCCCGCCGACTGGCGGAAGAGCTTCTACTACCACTACTACGAATTCCCCGCCGTGCACGACGTGAGGCGCCATTACGGCGTCGTCACCGACCGCTACAAGCTCGTCCACTTCTACGGGTCCGACGTGGACTCCTGGGAGCTTTTCGACCGCCGGGAGGACCCTCTCGAGCTCCGGGACGTGTTCAAGGACGCGCGGTATGCCCAGGCCCGCAAGGAACTGGAGGCCGAGCTCACGCGGCTGAGGTCGGAGCTCCACGTCACGCCCGAGGACCCGCCGGAGACGATGCTGCCGGCGGCTGGTCGGTGA
- a CDS encoding zinc ribbon domain-containing protein has protein sequence MPIDVECPACTSKFNLGEEHAGRRVKCPKCRGSIPVPSTPEADSIQAGIAFEKFTLDAMALTQPLPLPAEYPPAPKDLAEAKAEVIDARRDMQVLRGENLSALLRWNTVHPRAEKAEAAALLLRAGLKIKAEEFELDTPTLAAAEAAVARWRESERRVISSLEPFAEALARRLAATVGLLERDDVAERGAGGPARRVEARAIYPTAAFLATQVAGQTPGVMSSIRVLAHLVLRIRDEKKPKEALLEAAYAVAQRLLGRIDDLRRSLGRTTASFIQDEDGPVPLARLFIPEMPAAEDVINLMEAADQVTDRIFTMYRHVLGRLAVSAEEVERLLGLPPLKAEED, from the coding sequence ATGCCGATCGACGTCGAATGCCCCGCGTGCACCTCGAAGTTCAATCTGGGCGAGGAGCATGCCGGCCGCCGGGTGAAGTGCCCGAAATGCCGCGGGTCCATCCCAGTGCCTTCGACGCCCGAAGCGGACAGCATCCAGGCGGGGATCGCCTTCGAAAAGTTCACCCTCGACGCCATGGCGTTGACCCAGCCGCTCCCCCTCCCCGCCGAATACCCGCCCGCCCCGAAGGATCTCGCCGAGGCCAAGGCGGAGGTGATCGACGCCCGTCGGGACATGCAAGTCCTGCGCGGGGAGAACCTCTCGGCGCTGCTCCGATGGAACACCGTCCACCCGCGTGCGGAGAAGGCCGAGGCGGCCGCGCTCCTGCTGCGAGCCGGCCTCAAGATCAAGGCCGAGGAGTTCGAGCTCGACACCCCGACTCTCGCCGCGGCCGAGGCGGCGGTGGCACGCTGGAGGGAGTCCGAGCGTCGCGTCATCTCGTCGCTGGAGCCCTTCGCAGAGGCCCTGGCGCGACGGCTGGCGGCGACGGTCGGCCTGCTCGAGCGTGACGACGTGGCCGAACGCGGGGCCGGCGGCCCGGCCCGCCGCGTCGAAGCGCGCGCGATCTACCCGACCGCCGCGTTCCTCGCCACCCAGGTCGCGGGCCAGACCCCGGGCGTGATGAGCTCGATTAGGGTCCTCGCCCATCTCGTCCTCCGCATCAGGGACGAGAAGAAGCCGAAAGAAGCCCTCCTCGAGGCCGCCTACGCCGTCGCCCAGCGACTCCTGGGCCGGATCGACGACCTGCGCCGGAGCCTCGGCCGGACCACGGCGAGCTTCATCCAGGACGAGGACGGCCCTGTCCCTCTCGCCCGCCTCTTCATCCCGGAGATGCCCGCCGCGGAGGACGTCATCAACCTCATGGAGGCCGCCGATCAGGTCACCGACCGGATCTTCACCATGTATCGCCACGTCCTCGGCCGGCTCGCCGTCTCGGCCGAGGAGGTCGAGCGGCTACTCGGCCTCCCGCCGTTGAAGGCCGAGGAAGATTGA